A segment of the Rhodospirillales bacterium genome:
TCGAAGGCGCCGGAGTCGGTCTGGCGCTCTCCCGCCAACTCGTTCTGCGCATGGGCGGCGAGATCGGATTCGACAGCGAACCCGGACGGGGCAGCACGTTCTGGTTCGATCTGCCGGCGGTCGAGGACGAAGTCGAGCGGGTGGCATGACGGTACCATCGCGCGCGGTCGCCGCGTTCGTCGCCGCTTTCTTGGCGGGGCCGGCGGGCGCCGCCACCTACGACACGGCGATCTTGCAGGGGCTCGACAAGGTGACCGCGCGCATTTCGACCATCGAGGCGCCGGTCGGCGACGTGGTCCGCTTCGGCACCCTCGAGATCATCGCCCGCGTGTGCGACAAGCGCCCGCCGGAGGAAACGCCGGAAAGCGCGGCCTTTCTCGACATCTGGGAAGTGCGCCGGGGCGAGCCGCCGGCGAGCGTGTTCCGCGGCTGGATGTTCGCCTCGAGCCCGGCCTTGTCCGCGCTCGAACACCCGGTCTACGACGTCTGGGTCTTGGATTGCCGGAACAGGGCTTCCAGCCCGGCCGCGACCTCGCCCGACGCGCGATCGAAATAGAAGCGCGCCTTGGCGCCGAGCGCGTCCTCGAGCATCTCCAAATACCGCCGCGCCGGAATTTCGACCGCGCCGAAACGGCGCAGATGATCGGTCATGAATTGCGTGTCGAGCAGCTTGAAGCCGCCCGCCCGCAGCCGCTCGACCAGGAACACCAGCGCCACCTTGCTCGCGCCCGACACGCGCGAAAACATGCTTTCGCCGAAGAACGCGCCGCCCAACGCGACGCCGTAAAGCCCGCCGACCAACTTGCCGTTGAGCCACACCTCGATCGAATGGACGAAACCCATCCGGTGCAGCTGGGTATAGGCCTTGACGATCTCGGAATTGATCCAGGTGTCGCGGCGGTTCTTCCACGCCTCGGCGCACTTGGCGATGACCTGGTCGAAGGCGGTGTTGACCCGAATCTCGAACGGATTTTTTTTGAGGAGCTTCCGAAGGCTGCGCGGGACGTGGAACCGGTCGAGCGGCAAGACGCCGCGCATCTTGGGGTCGACCCAGAACACGTACCGGTCGTCGCGGCTTTGCGCCATGGGGAACACCCCGGCGGCGTAGGCCTTGAGCAGCAGCTCGGGGGTCAGCTTTTCGGTCACCAGGATCGCTCGTTCGGCCATCGCGCGCCCTTTCACGCCTTAGGGCGCGCGGCGAATTCTTCCAGCCAGCGGATATCATAGGCGCCGTTGACGAACGCCGGGTCGGCGATTACCCGCCGGTGCAGCGGTATGGTCGTCTCGATGCCGTCGATCACGTATTCCTCCAGCGCCCGGCGCAACCGCATCAGGCATTCGTTGCGGTTGGCGCCGTAGACGATCAGTTTGGCGACCATGCTGTCGTAATAGGGAGGCACAGTATAACCCGAGTAGAGCGCCGAATCCACCCGCACCCCCAGGCCGCCGGGCGCGTGATAGTCGCCGATGCGGCCGGGCGAGGGCATGAAGGTGTCGGGGCTTTCGGCGTTGATGCGGCATTCGATGGCATGGCCGGAAAAACGGATGTCGTCCTGGGTGAAGCCGAGCGGCCGTCCGGCGGCGGCGCGGATCATCTCGCGCACCAGGTCGAGACCGCAGACCATTTCCGTCACCGGGTGCTCGACCTGAAGCCGGGTGTTCATCTCGATGAAATAGAATTGCCCGTCCTCGAACAGGTATTCGACCGTGCCGACGCTGCGGTAGCCGAGGCCGCGCAGCGCGGCGGCGGTGGTCCCGCCGATGGCCGAACGCTGGTCGGCGTTGAGGGCCGGCGAGAGGGCTTCCTCGATCAGCTTCTGATGGCGGCGCTGGAGCGAGCAGTCGCGCTCGCCCAGGTGGACGATGTTGCCGTGCAGGTCGGCGAGGATCTGGACCTCGATGTGGCGCGGCCGGCGCAGGTATTTTTCGATGTACACGTCGGCATTGCCGAAGGCGGCCTCGGCCTCGGCGCGGGCGAGCTTGAGCGCCGACAAGAGTTCGGTCTTGTCCTTGGCCGGCTTCATGCCGCGCCCGCCGCCGCCGGCGACCGCCTTGATCAGGACCGGATAGCCCATGTCCGCGGCGGCGCGGAGCGCCTCGTCGTCGCCGCCGACCGGGCCGTCGGTGCCCGGCACCACCGGCAGGCCGATGGCGCGCGCGGAACGCTTGGCGGCGATCTTGTCGCCCATCAGGCGGATGTGTTCGGGGGAAGGACCGATAAAGGTGAACCCGTGTTCCTCGGTCATGGCGGCGAATTCGGCGTTC
Coding sequences within it:
- a CDS encoding DUF2155 domain-containing protein, which encodes MTVPSRAVAAFVAAFLAGPAGAATYDTAILQGLDKVTARISTIEAPVGDVVRFGTLEIIARVCDKRPPEETPESAAFLDIWEVRRGEPPASVFRGWMFASSPALSALEHPVYDVWVLDCRNRASSPAATSPDARSK
- a CDS encoding leucyl/phenylalanyl-tRNA--protein transferase produces the protein MAERAILVTEKLTPELLLKAYAAGVFPMAQSRDDRYVFWVDPKMRGVLPLDRFHVPRSLRKLLKKNPFEIRVNTAFDQVIAKCAEAWKNRRDTWINSEIVKAYTQLHRMGFVHSIEVWLNGKLVGGLYGVALGGAFFGESMFSRVSGASKVALVFLVERLRAGGFKLLDTQFMTDHLRRFGAVEIPARRYLEMLEDALGAKARFYFDRASGEVAAGLEALFRQSKTQTS
- the accC gene encoding acetyl-CoA carboxylase biotin carboxylase subunit, encoding MFDKVLIANRGEIAVRILRACREMGIRTVAVHSTADADAMHVRLADESICIGPPPARESYLNKSAILSAATISGADAIHPGYGFLSENAEFAAMTEEHGFTFIGPSPEHIRLMGDKIAAKRSARAIGLPVVPGTDGPVGGDDEALRAAADMGYPVLIKAVAGGGGRGMKPAKDKTELLSALKLARAEAEAAFGNADVYIEKYLRRPRHIEVQILADLHGNIVHLGERDCSLQRRHQKLIEEALSPALNADQRSAIGGTTAAALRGLGYRSVGTVEYLFEDGQFYFIEMNTRLQVEHPVTEMVCGLDLVREMIRAAAGRPLGFTQDDIRFSGHAIECRINAESPDTFMPSPGRIGDYHAPGGLGVRVDSALYSGYTVPPYYDSMVAKLIVYGANRNECLMRLRRALEEYVIDGIETTIPLHRRVIADPAFVNGAYDIRWLEEFAARPKA